Proteins from a genomic interval of Rubinisphaera italica:
- a CDS encoding ABC transporter ATP-binding protein produces MTIDFAKEHPKPAAMNNAAVRCRNLTKEFRAGETIVRALRGVDVEIGYGEMTLLVGPSGCGKTTLISIIAGLLDPTDGEVEVLGENRRELTGTRLVKFRQKNIGFVFQQYNLLPALDVVENVSIPLIIGGVSRSEAKERATEVLKKVSLEDKIHSRVSQLSGGQQQRVAIARALVHDPRLMVCDEPTAALDAASGHKIMELLREVSIDKDRVVIVVTHDNRVFDFGDRVIEMADGVVENVKVNQPSQNKSASSTKEN; encoded by the coding sequence ATGACGATTGATTTCGCTAAAGAGCATCCCAAGCCCGCCGCGATGAATAATGCAGCGGTTCGTTGTCGAAACCTTACGAAAGAGTTTCGAGCTGGTGAGACGATTGTGCGTGCACTTCGTGGAGTGGATGTTGAGATCGGTTATGGAGAAATGACGCTTCTGGTTGGCCCGAGTGGTTGTGGCAAAACGACATTAATTTCGATCATCGCCGGTTTGCTCGATCCGACCGATGGTGAAGTCGAAGTACTGGGAGAGAATCGCAGGGAGTTGACAGGCACCCGGCTAGTTAAGTTTCGTCAGAAAAATATTGGCTTTGTCTTTCAGCAATACAATTTATTACCTGCATTGGATGTGGTGGAGAATGTCTCCATCCCATTAATCATTGGAGGAGTCTCTCGGAGTGAAGCCAAAGAACGAGCCACTGAGGTCCTCAAGAAAGTGAGTCTGGAAGATAAGATTCATTCCAGGGTGTCACAGCTTTCAGGGGGGCAGCAACAACGGGTCGCAATCGCAAGGGCACTCGTGCATGATCCGCGACTAATGGTGTGTGATGAACCGACAGCCGCTCTTGATGCCGCATCCGGACATAAAATTATGGAATTGTTACGCGAAGTCTCGATCGACAAGGATCGAGTCGTGATTGTCGTGACGCATGATAACCGTGTCTTTGACTTTGGGGATCGGGTGATCGAAATGGCAGATGGAGTCGTGGAAAACGTAAAAGTAAATCAACCCTCTCAAAACAAGAGTGCCAGCAGTACGAAAGAGAATTGA
- a CDS encoding HlyD family secretion protein codes for MKIPIIPVIALAAITFAIYHVMTSQGPVSQAEPPIEPARSPYASKLAGAGIVESRTENIEIAADVSGVVSELLISEGQTIDAGQLLLKLDARDVEADLKIHEASLQNVMAQYQRLERMPRAEEVPPAKADVTEAEAEVRQTKDAYERQQKLNREKIGTDEELVTARSQLEVAQAKLEKAQADYQLVIAGTWQQDLLVTESQVQQMRAEIQKTQTELERHEVRAPTSGFLSVNNETKSVWEVLQINRRPGEYVGTPPGEAIVILADAGQRRIRVDIDEHDLPRFEPNQPAIAFPRGDGKTSYPLSFVRVEPYVVPKRSLTGDNADRVDTRVLQVIYEFENSNSRIYVGQQMDVFIDLSEKNKK; via the coding sequence ATGAAAATCCCCATCATTCCAGTGATCGCTTTGGCAGCCATTACGTTTGCTATTTATCATGTGATGACTTCCCAGGGGCCTGTCTCTCAGGCAGAACCGCCCATTGAACCGGCTCGGTCTCCGTATGCGAGTAAGTTGGCTGGTGCGGGAATTGTGGAATCTCGTACTGAGAATATCGAGATTGCTGCTGATGTTTCGGGAGTCGTCTCCGAATTGCTGATCTCTGAAGGACAAACGATTGATGCAGGACAACTGCTGTTAAAGCTCGATGCCCGGGATGTCGAAGCCGATCTGAAAATTCATGAAGCCTCATTACAAAATGTAATGGCTCAGTATCAGCGACTCGAACGGATGCCGCGAGCTGAGGAAGTTCCTCCGGCAAAGGCAGATGTCACAGAGGCGGAGGCAGAAGTACGCCAGACGAAGGATGCCTATGAGCGTCAACAGAAGTTGAATCGAGAGAAGATCGGGACTGATGAAGAATTAGTCACTGCTCGTTCTCAGTTGGAAGTTGCTCAGGCGAAGCTGGAGAAGGCTCAGGCGGATTATCAATTAGTGATTGCCGGCACCTGGCAGCAGGATTTGCTGGTGACGGAATCCCAGGTACAACAGATGCGGGCTGAGATTCAAAAGACACAAACAGAACTGGAACGACATGAAGTTCGGGCACCAACTTCCGGTTTTCTGTCGGTGAATAATGAAACGAAATCGGTCTGGGAGGTATTACAAATCAACAGGCGGCCTGGTGAATATGTCGGCACACCTCCCGGAGAGGCGATTGTTATTTTAGCCGATGCGGGGCAGCGACGAATTCGTGTTGATATCGATGAGCACGATTTGCCGCGGTTTGAACCGAATCAACCTGCAATCGCCTTTCCTCGTGGAGATGGGAAAACATCTTATCCACTGAGTTTTGTCAGAGTTGAGCCGTACGTTGTGCCTAAGAGATCTTTAACGGGTGACAATGCGGACCGCGTTGATACTCGTGTTCTGCAGGTAATTTACGAGTTCGAGAATAGTAACTCGCGGATTTATGTTGGTCAGCAGATGGATGTTTTTATTGATTTGAGCGAGAAGAATAAGAAGTGA
- a CDS encoding CerR family C-terminal domain-containing protein has translation MSEITKTRIIDAAGEVFAEKGFEQATVREICKTADVNLAAINYHFGDKQKLYIEAVKRAHCEGEEDEPLLIPAELPAERKLYYFIEHMMADMLDRESPTWHVELMMREMARPTLACTELVQSYIGPKFSILMNIIEEMVPSTLTLSKKHLLAFSIVGQCLLYRFHRPIGKLLIGDDEFESLFDVSYLAQHICEFSMQGIQSLSVSQETSL, from the coding sequence ATGTCTGAAATCACAAAAACTCGAATTATTGATGCAGCTGGCGAGGTCTTTGCGGAAAAAGGCTTTGAGCAGGCGACGGTTCGTGAAATTTGTAAGACGGCCGACGTGAATTTGGCTGCTATCAATTACCACTTTGGCGATAAGCAGAAACTCTATATTGAAGCAGTTAAACGAGCGCATTGTGAAGGGGAAGAGGACGAACCGCTTCTCATTCCAGCAGAATTGCCAGCCGAGAGGAAACTTTATTACTTCATCGAGCATATGATGGCCGACATGCTGGATCGGGAGTCTCCGACGTGGCATGTGGAACTGATGATGCGTGAGATGGCACGGCCAACTTTGGCTTGCACTGAGTTGGTGCAAAGTTATATCGGACCTAAGTTTTCGATCTTAATGAACATCATTGAGGAAATGGTTCCGTCAACATTAACTCTCTCGAAGAAACATCTGCTGGCATTCAGTATCGTTGGCCAGTGTCTACTCTATCGATTTCATCGGCCCATCGGGAAACTGCTGATCGGCGATGACGAATTCGAATCTCTGTTCGATGTGAGCTATCTGGCACAACATATCTGTGAATTCAGTATGCAAGGGATTCAATCGCTTTCAGTCAGCCAGGAGACTTCATTATGA
- a CDS encoding ABC transporter permease, which yields MRWLAWRMLTGDRTKYLGIVFGVAFGSLLIAQQSSIFVGLMRRTSHIILDVTEPDIWVLDKYGQNVDEIQPMSLNRLYQVRGVAGVDWAVKMYKGLVRMKQNDGDFRQAILIGIDDSTMIGAPKEMIQGSIADLSRPDAIIIDEAGYSLTYPNEPVELGRTMEINDHRAVIVGICKVSAPFQTFPVIFSRYSQATQYAPRERNIMSFVLVKAEPDVNKKKLCQAITDQTGLQAIQSDDFFWFNISYYIKNTGIPINFGITVMLGFIVGAAIAGQTFYLFTIENLKQFGTLKAMGVTNIRLLRMILLQALIVGTIGYSIGIAMACAFFEITGASGQADLRGMYVPWQVMLITAGAVSLIVLVASLLSIHKVLVLEPAVVFK from the coding sequence ATGAGATGGCTGGCCTGGCGGATGCTGACCGGTGACCGCACGAAATATCTGGGAATCGTGTTTGGAGTGGCGTTTGGTTCTTTATTGATCGCTCAGCAGTCTTCAATTTTTGTAGGACTGATGCGCAGAACATCACACATCATCCTCGATGTGACGGAACCGGATATCTGGGTGTTGGATAAATATGGGCAGAATGTCGATGAGATCCAGCCGATGTCGCTGAATCGACTGTATCAAGTGCGTGGTGTCGCAGGAGTGGACTGGGCCGTCAAAATGTATAAGGGACTGGTCCGTATGAAGCAGAATGATGGCGATTTTCGTCAGGCGATTCTGATTGGGATCGATGATTCGACGATGATTGGTGCTCCTAAAGAGATGATACAGGGATCAATAGCCGATCTTTCGCGTCCTGATGCCATCATTATAGATGAGGCTGGTTATTCTCTAACTTATCCAAACGAGCCTGTGGAGCTCGGGCGAACGATGGAAATTAACGATCATCGTGCAGTGATTGTTGGCATCTGCAAAGTAAGTGCCCCCTTTCAGACATTTCCGGTCATCTTCAGCAGGTACTCTCAGGCAACGCAGTACGCTCCACGGGAGCGGAATATTATGTCGTTCGTCCTCGTGAAAGCTGAGCCTGATGTAAATAAGAAGAAACTTTGCCAGGCAATCACAGATCAGACAGGATTGCAGGCGATCCAGTCAGACGATTTTTTCTGGTTCAATATCAGTTACTACATCAAAAATACGGGAATTCCAATCAATTTTGGGATCACAGTGATGCTGGGTTTTATTGTGGGAGCGGCAATCGCAGGACAAACATTCTATCTGTTTACGATCGAAAATCTGAAACAGTTTGGCACTCTCAAAGCGATGGGAGTCACAAATATTCGATTGCTGCGAATGATTTTATTGCAGGCATTAATTGTTGGGACAATCGGTTATTCAATTGGAATTGCGATGGCGTGCGCCTTCTTTGAAATTACTGGTGCTTCTGGACAAGCCGATCTGAGAGGTATGTACGTCCCCTGGCAAGTGATGCTGATCACAGCGGGAGCCGTCAGCTTGATTGTACTCGTGGCGAGTCTTTTAAGTATTCATAAAGTGCTCGTACTTGAGCCAGCAGTTGTATTCAAGTAG
- the egtD gene encoding L-histidine N(alpha)-methyltransferase: MTDYNTITLQDSAETTEFYADVISGLNSKPKTLPSKYFYDEQGSMLFDQICDLDEYYITRTESQIMDRYAHDMARTLGEKIALIELGSGSSRKTRLLLEEVAESTVYMPVDISREHLFKSAEQLAFDFPDLSIKPIHADFTQPIKLDNQIEDDYRKVVYFPGSTIGNFEPEQAVQLLSNISNLVDPDGGLLIGYDLIKDLNILEDAYNDSAGVTAAFNKNLLHRINQELDGNFDLDAFEHQAIFNPEEHRIEMHLISLKKQSVNIGESTFHFEKQESICTEYSHKYSMDSFREMALKAGFHEDRCWTDPNQYFAVCNYRL; this comes from the coding sequence ATGACTGATTATAATACCATCACACTGCAGGATTCTGCGGAGACAACAGAATTCTATGCGGATGTCATTTCGGGCTTGAATTCAAAGCCAAAAACACTTCCCAGCAAATACTTCTACGATGAACAGGGAAGCATGCTCTTCGACCAGATTTGTGATCTGGATGAATATTACATCACACGGACCGAGAGTCAGATCATGGATCGTTATGCTCATGACATGGCGCGGACACTCGGAGAGAAGATTGCTCTCATTGAACTGGGAAGCGGAAGCAGTCGTAAAACCCGATTGCTACTCGAAGAAGTTGCTGAAAGTACGGTGTATATGCCGGTCGATATCTCCCGAGAACATCTTTTTAAATCGGCTGAACAACTTGCCTTTGATTTCCCGGATTTGTCCATCAAACCAATCCACGCCGATTTCACACAGCCGATCAAACTGGATAACCAGATTGAAGACGACTACCGAAAAGTTGTGTACTTTCCAGGTTCTACAATTGGAAATTTCGAACCTGAACAGGCGGTTCAATTATTGAGTAATATTTCAAACTTAGTCGATCCAGATGGAGGCTTACTCATTGGGTATGATCTCATCAAAGATTTGAATATTCTTGAGGATGCCTACAACGATTCCGCTGGTGTCACCGCCGCCTTCAATAAGAATTTACTCCATCGAATCAATCAGGAATTAGATGGGAACTTCGATCTGGACGCCTTTGAGCATCAGGCTATTTTCAATCCGGAAGAGCATCGCATCGAAATGCATCTTATCAGTCTGAAAAAACAGTCAGTCAATATTGGAGAATCAACATTTCATTTTGAAAAACAGGAGTCGATCTGTACCGAATATTCGCATAAATATTCGATGGACAGTTTCCGAGAAATGGCTTTAAAAGCTGGTTTTCATGAAGACCGCTGCTGGACCGATCCTAACCAGTATTTTGCAGTTTGCAATTATCGACTCTAA
- the egtB gene encoding ergothioneine biosynthesis protein EgtB, which translates to MRDELLQRYFSIRNQSVKLCEGLLPEDLVIQSMPDASPLRWHLAHTTWFFETFLLKEILSSYEPWNPHFEVLFNSYYNSVGEQFPRANRGLLTRPSVQEIFEYRHKIDEIILQLIKTESLHHDALRILEIGLQHEQQHQELMLTDLKHMFSCNPLFPIYRTQKSVNQNWNSPERKWIAHEEGLYEIGARQREFCYDNELPRHRQFVESFSLSNRLVTNAEYLVFIEEGGYRRPEFWLSMGWQAVESQKWSSPLYWHQTDDGWSQFTLSGLRSIDGQEPVTHVSYFEADAYARWAGCRLPEEAEWEIAAEDSVDKYPELIVQGNYVESEKYHPQICSNEGAGSAYQQLFGDVWEWTRSQYSAYPGYHTPEGAIGEYNGKFMCNQFVLRGGSCATSASHIRSSYRNFFPPETRWQFSGIRLAK; encoded by the coding sequence ATCCGAGATGAATTACTTCAGCGATATTTTTCGATACGAAATCAATCGGTCAAACTCTGCGAAGGCTTACTGCCTGAAGATCTCGTCATTCAATCGATGCCCGATGCAAGTCCCTTACGTTGGCACCTGGCCCACACCACGTGGTTCTTTGAGACGTTCCTGCTCAAGGAAATCTTATCCAGTTACGAGCCCTGGAATCCTCATTTTGAAGTTCTGTTCAACTCCTATTACAATAGCGTGGGAGAGCAGTTTCCGCGTGCCAATCGAGGGTTACTCACACGGCCAAGCGTGCAGGAGATTTTCGAATATCGCCATAAAATTGATGAGATAATTCTGCAGTTGATAAAGACTGAATCACTTCATCATGATGCTTTACGAATTCTGGAGATCGGACTGCAGCATGAACAGCAACATCAGGAATTGATGCTGACAGACCTCAAGCATATGTTCTCCTGCAACCCATTGTTTCCAATATATCGCACTCAAAAATCAGTGAACCAGAATTGGAATTCTCCAGAGCGTAAATGGATTGCTCACGAAGAGGGGCTTTATGAAATTGGAGCCAGGCAAAGGGAGTTCTGTTATGACAATGAACTTCCTCGTCATCGTCAGTTTGTAGAATCATTCTCACTCTCCAATCGACTTGTGACGAACGCAGAGTATCTGGTGTTCATAGAGGAGGGAGGCTATCGGCGTCCTGAGTTCTGGCTATCCATGGGATGGCAGGCCGTCGAGTCGCAAAAATGGAGTTCACCTTTGTACTGGCACCAGACTGATGATGGTTGGTCACAGTTCACATTGTCCGGTTTGCGGTCAATTGATGGCCAGGAACCGGTTACGCATGTCAGTTATTTTGAAGCGGATGCCTATGCTCGCTGGGCCGGATGTCGGCTACCGGAAGAAGCTGAATGGGAGATTGCAGCTGAAGACTCTGTTGACAAATATCCGGAATTGATCGTTCAAGGAAATTATGTGGAGTCTGAGAAATATCATCCTCAAATCTGCTCGAATGAAGGGGCAGGTTCGGCTTATCAGCAGTTGTTTGGAGATGTCTGGGAGTGGACGCGCTCTCAATATTCTGCATACCCCGGATATCACACTCCTGAAGGAGCGATTGGGGAATATAATGGGAAGTTCATGTGCAATCAGTTCGTGCTGCGTGGAGGTTCCTGCGCAACATCAGCCAGTCACATTCGTAGCTCTTACCGCAATTTTTTCCCACCAGAGACCCGTTGGCAGTTTTCTGGCATACGGCTTGCAAAGTAA
- a CDS encoding alpha/beta hydrolase family protein, producing MHRFQLTNQFLLSRNILLVTFAVLIISTAGQFNLNAAELPKLTKMTFQSSLDDSTQPALIWIPPKAMQEPTPLFIFLHSWSGDYKQNNNVWFAQAVARNWIYLHPNFRGRNDNPASCGSELARQDILDCIQKVIDSTEVDTSRIYLAGSSGGGHMSMLMAGYYPDRFSAVSAWVGISDLAEWYRFHSRGGKPSNYARMVQASTQGVPGQSPEVDAQYKARSPIFHIQNVGDLPLDLNTGIHDGHTGSVPIVHTINAFNKIAQEKQAPLISPEEIETLSQEQPLSNPQPSDIVPTTEYDTRIYLRRHAGETRVTVFEGGHESIPVPACRWLSKQERKTEWVKSKE from the coding sequence ATGCATCGATTTCAGCTCACGAATCAATTTCTCCTGTCACGAAATATCCTTTTGGTGACCTTCGCAGTCCTGATTATCTCAACTGCCGGTCAGTTCAATCTGAATGCTGCGGAATTACCAAAACTCACTAAGATGACTTTCCAAAGCTCGCTTGATGATTCGACTCAACCCGCGTTGATTTGGATTCCCCCTAAAGCGATGCAGGAGCCAACACCACTATTTATCTTCCTGCATTCCTGGAGTGGTGATTATAAGCAAAATAATAATGTGTGGTTTGCTCAGGCAGTTGCCAGAAACTGGATTTATCTGCATCCCAATTTTCGTGGTCGAAACGATAACCCGGCTTCCTGCGGTTCAGAGTTAGCACGTCAGGATATTCTCGACTGCATCCAGAAGGTGATTGACTCCACTGAAGTTGACACTTCTCGGATTTACCTGGCAGGCAGTTCGGGAGGCGGACATATGTCGATGCTGATGGCGGGGTATTACCCCGATCGATTCTCTGCGGTCTCTGCCTGGGTTGGCATCAGCGACTTAGCCGAGTGGTATCGGTTTCATTCCCGGGGAGGAAAACCTTCCAACTATGCCCGTATGGTTCAGGCGAGTACTCAGGGAGTTCCCGGACAATCTCCCGAAGTCGATGCCCAATATAAGGCGAGATCCCCCATCTTTCATATTCAAAATGTGGGTGACTTACCACTCGACTTGAACACAGGAATTCACGATGGTCACACTGGCTCCGTTCCGATTGTGCACACCATCAATGCCTTCAATAAAATTGCTCAAGAGAAGCAGGCTCCTTTAATCTCACCAGAGGAAATCGAAACCTTGAGTCAGGAACAACCATTGAGTAACCCTCAACCTTCCGACATTGTTCCCACCACAGAATATGACACCCGAATCTATCTCCGTAGGCATGCCGGTGAAACAAGAGTAACGGTATTTGAAGGGGGGCACGAAAGCATACCAGTCCCCGCCTGTCGCTGGCTCTCGAAGCAGGAGAGAAAAACGGAGTGGGTGAAATCCAAGGAATAG